The stretch of DNA gattttcaacaacaATGCCAAGACCacagtttttttaaacaaatggtgctggaacaattacATATccacataaaagaaaatgaagctggATCCCTACCTTACAGcgcacacaaaaattaactcaaaatggatcaaagaactaaatgtaaaagctttaaactataaaactcttataaGAAAACAGGAGTAAAACAATACCATTTCTCAGATATGATTCCAaaagagtgagaaaataaatagacaaacTAGATTTCATCAAAATCAAAACTTCTATGCATCAAAAGAcatcaacaaagtaaaaaagacaacctacagaatgacagaaaatatttgcaaatcatgtctCTGATAAGGATCTAgcttccagaatatataaaggactctcttaacaataaaaaagacaacacaATTAAACAATGCGCAAAGGACTTCAatctccaaagatatacaaatggccaaaaagcacatggaaagatgtttGATATCAtgaatcattaggaaaatgccaATCAGTGCTACAGTGGGTTACCACCTCCCACCCACTGGGATAGCtgtaattaaaaaatggaaagtaagTGTTGGGATGTGGAAAAGATGAAACCCTTGCCCACTGTtggtggaatgtaaaatggtccaGCTTCTGCAGATAACAGTATATtcgttcctcaaaaagttaaaacgggccgggcgcagtggctctcgcctgtaatcccacactttgggagaaagaggcaggcggatcacgaggtcaagagatcgagacatcctggccaacatggtgaaactactctactaaatacaaaaattagccgggcgtggtggtgtgtgcctgtagtcccagctactcaggaagctgaggcaggagaatcgcttgaacccaggaggcggatggtacagtgagccgagattgcgccactgcactccagcctggtgataagagctagactccgtctcaaaacaaacaaacaaaaaagttaaacatgggcagggcatggtggctcacgcctgtaatcttagcactttgggaggccgaggcgggtgaaccacctgaggtcaggaatgcaagagcagcctggccaacatggtgaaaccccatctctactagaaatacaaaaaacattagctgggcatggtggcaggcacctgtaatcccagcttctcaggaggctgaggcaggagaatcgcttgaacccgggaggcagaggttgtattgagccgaaatcgcgccattgcactccagcctgggtgacagtgtaagactgtgtctcaaaaaataaataaataaatatagctaaACGTGGAGTTACCCAGCAATACTTGTAGGTATCatactcaaaagaataaaaaacaaggacTCTCAAACGAATACTTGCATATGCTCCACAGCAGAACTATACACAAGagcagaaaggtgggacaacccAAACACCCATCCATGTACAAACAAACCAACTGTGGTGCATACATCAGTGGAACATTTAGCCATGAAACAGGATGAAATACTAACACAAGCTACAAGGCGAAGGAGCGAGAAACATTTTCAGGAAATAAGCTCGGCACAAAAGGCCATCTgattgccgggcgtggtggctcacgcctgtaatcccagctacttaggaggctgaggcagaagaattccttgaatccgggagacggaggttgcagtgagccgagatcgcccactgcactccagcctgggcgacagagtgagactcaatctcaaaaaaaaaaaaaaaaagtgggcagcTGGAATTGGCTGAAGGGAGATTCATTTTCCCTACATATTTCTATattgtcttaaatttttttacaagcatgtattgattttctaatttacaaataaaatgtttcacaCTATTATTGTTCAACTGTCCTTTCGAGACAATGCTTATAAAATACCACTTTTCCAGATCACCCCAACAGCAAACTGCAGAAGGACAACCAACAGCAGGATAACTCACCCGAATGTCCTCCCCTGGGAAGGGTCTTTGGCAGACTGTGCAGGTGGCAGAGGCAAAGGTTCCATGAGCTTCAACCAGCTTTGAGGCAGGGATGCCCGACACTGAAATTCAAGCCAAAGCGAAGTGTTGCTGCCGCCTCCGAGATGAGCACGCAAGGCCAAGAGCACAACTTCTGGGCTTGGCAGGACTCCTGGAAGGAGGCACAGCCCCTTGGGGTTGTGATGTCCTCAAGCCTGGTTTTCATGCCCGTATCACCTACATGCGCCATCAACCAGAATAAGGCAGGGGAGCAAAGGGGCACCTAGCTGGAGCCAAATCACGGTTAAAACAAAGCCTGTCAAAACTCAGTACGAAAAACCATTTGATAAAAgctcaaataaaattatatccagccgggcacagtggcccacacctgtaatcccagcactttgggaggccgaggtgggcagatcatttgaggctaggagttcaagaccggcctggccatcatggtgaaaccgtacctctactaaaaatacaaaaattagccagatgtggtggcaggcacctgtagtgccagctactcggggaggctgagacaggagaatcgcttgaacccgggaggtggaagttgcagtgagctgaggtcgtgccaccgcactccagtttgggtaagagagcgagattctgtctcaaaaaaaaaaaaaaaaattacacctaataccaggctgggtgcagtggctcatgcctgtaatcccagtgctttggaaggccaaggcaggaggatcacttgaggccaggagtttgagaccagcctcagcaacatagtgagacttgtcttaaaaaatttttttaattagccaggcatggtagtgcatgcccgtagtcccagctattccagaggctgaggcaaaaggatcacttcgGCCCAAGAGTtcaggctatagtgagctatgatcatgccactgcactctagcctgggcaacagagccaagaccctgtctcaaaaatttataTCTAATATCCAGGAACATATCTTCTATTCTACAGATACCAAGTTAAAATGAGGATATAAATATCATAAATTCCAAAAGAATTGCTTGGTAGAAACAGACAAAAAGTGACTTCTTATGAAAGTTGTGTTAGTATTAACTGGTTCTGAAAGGCTGCGGTGGCACAGCCAGGGTCCCAGCTGCAGGAGGCTTCCCAAGTCCCTGTCGCTGCCCTAACTCAGCAGTGCTGAATCTCACAGCCAGGAGCTCCCACCTTCCCACAAGGCCTGCCCTGCTGCACCTCTGGGAGAAGAGCCCACCAACATGGGGCATCCGCTGCTGCCTCTGTGGTTCCAAGTCAGGGGATCCTTCTGGCAAGGAAACACATTCCTGGAGCCAAGGTGCCACCTCTTTTTAACTGACAACACATCAGCAGTCTCTCCGGGAGCCTGGCTCCCGGAGAGCTGACTGTCCCAGCACCTGTCTGCATCACTGCACGTAAGGAAAAGGCCCCACCAAGTGCTTCCGTTAGGTGCACGGCCAGAAGTTGGCACAACCTGTGAATCGCTGGTTTGGGCACCATATGGATACGGTCAAGAAATCACCACAGACTAAGTGTGACCATATTAAGGAATTACTAGTGATTCTTCAGTGTGAATCACTATcagagttgtttttattttttaattatttttatttttatttatttttttgagacagaatctccctctgtcgcccaggctggagtgaagtggcacgatctcggctcactgcaacctccgcctgctgggttcaagagattctcctgtctcagcctcccgagtacctgggattacaggcacacaccaccacgcctggctaattttttgtatttttagtagagacggggttttgccacgttggccaggctggtctcgaactcccgacctcaggtgatctacctgcctcggcctcccaaaatgctgggattacaggtgtgatcccacacctgtaatccggcACCCGGCCGGAgttgtttttaaagtattctcTAGAGCTATCCATTCATGTGTTTATAGATTATTTCTAGATTAAATTCATGATGTGagagatttgcttcaaaataatctgggGATTTGGAAGAAGGTGGTGAGGACGCAGGAAGAACTGGCTGTGTGCTGGTGATGAGGACAGGACGGTTCGTTACATTGCTCTCTTTGTGTGTGCTCAAAAAAATTCCATAATACACTtcttaaaagagagaagaaaaaaagagatcatCACACCAGATTGGCAAAACAATGTCAACTTCTGCCCAAAATACACAGCTCTGCAGGTATGCAGGAGAACAAGCAGTGGCCTTTAAACACCCAGAGGACATTTTCCTTGGGAACAAAGCCCTAACTAGTTGGCTCAAAAAAAGTCCCAAGGAAGAAGCATAAGCGATAGGTTTTGGCCGTCCCCAGAAACAGGCACCCGAGCATCCCCTGTGAGAAACAGGCACCCGAGCCTCCCTGGGAGAAACAGGCACCCGAGCCTCCGTGGGAGAAAAAGAATGTGTGCGACTCACAGAGGGCTCACCTCTCTCAAGCCCATCGATGTTCTGCGTGTAGAGCCGCAGAAGCAGCCCCTTGTCATGAAGCAGCCGGAGAAAGTAGTGAGTGACGTTGGGCTTGTAGTTTCCAGGGTACAGCTCCTTGGCCAAAGTGAAAAAGGGCTTGGGGTTGTGAAAGAAGAATGGGAGTTCAAAAATGGCCTCGGGGTACGGGAGATCGTACTGCTGGAGGTTGCTGTACAGGCCACTCCCCGGCGATCtgcagggagagaagaaaggctCTGAGGCCTTTGGAAGAGGACAGGGAAGTGGAATAAACTGGGCAGTGGGGAGGGCAGGAGTCAGGGGAGGGGAGCGCAGAAGGCAGGTGGGACTGTGGGCAGTACCTGAAGTCTGGAATGCCACTGGGTGTGCTGATGCCGGCCCCCACCATGACCACCACCCTCTGGCAGGCTCTGGCCCGAATCAGCTCAGCTACATCCTGCAGGGAAAGCTTCCCCTTGTCACTGCTGCCTCCACTTCCAACAACACTTGAAGCACCCACAGAAAAAGATATGGACCTTCTTCCACCTTTAATACTGACAGAAAAAAACAcagcagcaaaggaaacagaTAGCAACCAATCTCAGGATAGCAAGAACGAGCATGGCTCTGCCCTCTGCACCACCGCCACCCTCGAGAATGAGCATGTGTGTCTCCCCAGGCCTCTCAAAATAATCACCTTTCTTAGACGACTATTGGGGTACAACAAAAAGCAGTCATAAATCAGAAATCAAGACTTACTTGGGAGCAAAAAATTCAGGTTAATGGGAACTGTGCTCATTTCATAATTCAGTACACTCAGTAGGCACTCAACTCTGACTGACTGCAAACCTCCAAAGGGGTCTCCTAATGAAAACTGGTTAAGGAGTCAAGAAGCAAAGAGGGAAAACCCTGGTTCTAAAACCATCTCACCACCTATTAAGCGCCCCACTTCACACAGCATTTCAGACATCTATTCACTTAAGGTCGTTCCCCAAACAGCTACTGTGCTCCTACTAAACACGAACTGTTAAGAGAA from Homo sapiens chromosome 11, GRCh38.p14 Primary Assembly encodes:
- the SIRT3 gene encoding NAD-dependent protein deacetylase sirtuin-3, mitochondrial isoform j (isoform j is encoded by transcript variant 15), with the translated sequence MVGAGISTPSGIPDFRSPGSGLYSNLQQYDLPYPEAIFELPFFFHNPKPFFTLAKELYPGNYKPNVTHYFLRLLHDKGLLLRLYTQNIDGLERVSGIPASKLVEAHGTFASATCTVCQRPFPGEDIRADVMADRVPRCPVCTGVVKPDIVFFGEPLPQRFLLHVVDFPMADLLLILGTSLELDGPDK
- the SIRT3 gene encoding NAD-dependent protein deacetylase sirtuin-3, mitochondrial isoform e (isoform e is encoded by transcript variant 5) codes for the protein MAFWGWRAAAALRLWGRVVERVEAGGGVGPFQACGCRLVLGGRDDVSAGLRGSHGARGEPLDPARPLQRPPRPEVPRAFRRQPRAAAPSFFFSSIKGGRRSISFSVGASSVVGSGGSSDKGKLSLQDVAELIRARACQRVVVMVGAGISTPSGIPDFRSPGSGLYSNLQQYDLPYPEAIFELPFFFHNPKPFFTLAKELYPGNYKPNVTHYFLRLLHDKGLLLRLYTQNIDGLERVSGIPASKLVEAHGTFASATCTVCQRPFPGEDIRVEPFASLTEAVRSSVPRLLINRDLVGPLAWHPRSRDVAQLGDVVHGVESLVELLGWTEEMRDLVQRETGKLDGPDK